The proteins below come from a single Tissierella sp. MB52-C2 genomic window:
- the lysA gene encoding diaminopimelate decarboxylase, producing MKNLIFAGCDTVKLAEKYKTPLYIMSEDYIVERLREIKNDFLNKYEKTKAVYASKAFLTKEMARIVNKEGIGMDVVSGGELYTAIKAGFPMENIIFHGNNKTIDELELAIENNVGRIVVDHIEEMDLIEAIAREKGKKVSILFRISPGLESDTHKYIQTGQVDSKFGIPLTEETISSAMEKALSLEFTELLGFHFHIGSQLSDNENHIKAIDIMTNLMKKVKGEYGFITKELNTGGGYGIHYSEEEERKPLSYFTDSIMKEIESQCKEYNLERPTIIIEPGRWVVGEAGMTIYSIGAIKEIPGVRTYVSIDGGMPDNPRPSLYEAKYEGVIINKIDEEPTDIVTIAGKCCESGDILIWDLKVPQVERGDMLGVLSTGAYNYSMSSNYNRIPRPAVVMISQGQDRLIVQRETYDDILRNDL from the coding sequence ATGAAAAATCTTATATTTGCAGGATGCGATACAGTAAAATTAGCAGAAAAATATAAAACACCTCTTTATATAATGTCTGAGGATTATATTGTAGAGAGGCTAAGGGAAATAAAAAATGATTTTTTAAATAAATATGAAAAGACAAAGGCAGTATATGCCAGTAAAGCTTTTTTAACTAAGGAAATGGCAAGGATAGTCAATAAAGAAGGTATTGGAATGGATGTAGTTTCTGGTGGTGAACTTTATACTGCCATAAAAGCAGGGTTTCCCATGGAAAATATAATATTTCATGGCAATAACAAGACTATAGATGAACTAGAATTGGCCATAGAAAATAATGTAGGAAGAATAGTAGTAGATCATATAGAAGAAATGGATTTAATTGAAGCAATAGCTAGAGAAAAAGGTAAAAAGGTTAGTATATTATTTAGAATAAGTCCTGGGCTAGAGAGTGATACCCATAAGTATATCCAAACTGGACAAGTTGACTCTAAATTTGGGATTCCATTAACTGAAGAAACTATAAGTTCCGCAATGGAAAAAGCATTGAGCTTAGAGTTTACTGAGTTACTAGGATTCCATTTCCATATTGGCTCCCAGCTTTCCGATAATGAAAATCATATTAAGGCAATAGATATAATGACAAATCTAATGAAAAAAGTTAAAGGTGAATATGGATTTATAACAAAGGAATTAAATACCGGCGGTGGATATGGTATTCATTATTCTGAAGAGGAAGAAAGAAAACCTTTATCATATTTCACGGATTCCATAATGAAAGAAATAGAAAGCCAATGTAAGGAATATAATTTAGAAAGACCTACAATAATAATCGAACCTGGCAGATGGGTAGTAGGAGAAGCAGGAATGACGATTTACTCCATAGGTGCTATTAAAGAAATTCCAGGAGTTAGGACATATGTATCTATTGATGGCGGAATGCCTGATAATCCAAGACCAAGTCTTTATGAGGCTAAATATGAAGGTGTAATTATAAATAAAATTGATGAAGAACCAACAGATATAGTTACCATAGCAGGAAAGTGCTGCGAATCTGGAGATATTTTAATCTGGGATTTAAAAGTGCCGCAAGTTGAAAGAGGAGATATGCTAGGGGTTCTATCTACTGGTGCATATAATTACTCCATGTCAAGTAATTATAATAGAATACCAAGGCCTGCCGTAGTTATGATAAGCCAAGGACAGGATAGATTAATAGTTCAAAGAGAAACCTATGATGATATATTAAGAAATGATTTATAA
- the ytvI gene encoding sporulation integral membrane protein YtvI translates to MFDQLFIDKLKKTGIFFAAFTAIYVLFFLTLPYTLPFVLAFVLALWIKPLNKYIQRKMKISNGISSLITTVLVFAIILIIILVILLKITDEAILLITKIPSIEVIKDYAKELIDEASKMFGQLDPTIVEKTYQYLSAMMTNALNILIKVLNSILSFVLKVPSVLMIGFITFLATYFFSKDMSFFNKNFYSIFSSQGKRRMENIIKQAISMITGYIKAFSTVILITFIETLIGFSILGIEYALILSFIASFMDVLPIVGVSIIYIPLAIYYFIIGNKFVAVGIIVLLAVVTVVRQIVEPKLVSTSLDIHPIMILAAIFIGLKVYGFIGMIYLIALIIFYKILVKVKAI, encoded by the coding sequence ATGTTTGATCAATTATTTATCGACAAACTTAAGAAAACAGGAATATTTTTTGCAGCCTTTACAGCAATATATGTACTTTTTTTTCTTACATTACCTTATACACTACCATTTGTTTTAGCTTTTGTATTAGCTTTATGGATAAAACCATTAAATAAGTATATTCAAAGAAAAATGAAGATTTCCAATGGGATATCCTCTTTAATAACTACCGTGTTAGTCTTTGCTATAATATTGATAATAATATTAGTCATACTACTTAAGATTACAGATGAAGCGATCTTGCTTATTACAAAGATTCCTAGCATTGAGGTTATAAAAGATTATGCAAAGGAATTGATTGATGAAGCAAGTAAAATGTTTGGGCAATTAGATCCAACTATAGTAGAAAAAACGTATCAATATTTAAGTGCCATGATGACCAATGCATTGAATATATTGATTAAAGTTTTAAATTCAATTTTATCTTTTGTACTTAAGGTACCATCTGTGTTAATGATTGGATTTATTACATTTTTGGCTACTTATTTTTTTTCAAAAGATATGAGCTTTTTCAATAAAAATTTCTATTCTATATTCTCATCACAGGGGAAACGTAGAATGGAGAATATTATAAAACAGGCAATCAGTATGATTACAGGATATATTAAGGCGTTTTCTACAGTAATTCTAATAACGTTTATTGAAACATTAATTGGATTTTCAATACTTGGTATTGAGTATGCCTTAATTCTTAGCTTTATAGCTTCGTTTATGGATGTATTACCTATAGTTGGAGTCAGTATAATCTATATACCACTGGCTATATATTACTTTATTATAGGGAATAAATTTGTAGCTGTAGGTATAATAGTATTATTGGCTGTAGTTACAGTGGTTCGCCAGATAGTGGAGCCGAAGCTAGTATCCACTAGTCTAGATATCCATCCCATAATGATTTTAGCCGCAATATTTATAGGTCTTAAAGTTTATGGATTCATTGGAATGATTTATTTGATTGCTTTAATCATATTTTACAAGATTTTAGTAAAAGTAAAGGCTATATAG